Proteins encoded by one window of Nicotiana tabacum cultivar K326 chromosome 10, ASM71507v2, whole genome shotgun sequence:
- the LOC107788795 gene encoding myb-related protein 1-like → MEGSSKEQKSEETSEKAVVPSHDLNRKPRFRWTVEVHDHFVEAVNELGGPFEATPKNIMKLMDDEDITSDHIKSHLQKYRQSKDIISTPNTSKGKFLITYSITIYGQY, encoded by the exons ATGGAGGGAAGCAGCAAGGAGCAAAAGAGTGAAGAAACATCTGAAAAAGCCGTCGTCCCAAGTCATGATCTGAACAGAAAACCAAGGTTTAGGTGGACAGTGGAGGTCCATGATCACTTTGTTGAAGCAGTGAATGAATTAGGAGGTCCATTTG AAGCAACTCCGAAGAATATAATGAAACTCATGGATGATGAAGATATCACTTCAGACCATATCAAAAGCCATCTCCAG AAGTACAGACAGAGTAAAGACATCATCAGCACCCCTAACACTAGTAAAGGCAAGTTTTTAATAACTTATAGTATAACTATATATGGACAGTACTGA